The genomic DNA TGTTTTTAGTCTGTTTCAAAACAGTAGATGTTTTATCTACATAACGCATTTGGAATACCAACATGACGAATCCCTCCTTCTTAATTACAAATTTTTAGCATCTAATTTAACTTCAATTCCTATTATACAAAATTTTTAATGCACTATCAACACACTCTTAAGTTTGCTTCTAAGTCTTATTTCCATAACTTTAGGGTTAACCATACGCAAGACCAATCACTCTCGGACAATACTCATGATTTTAATGATAAAATCCATGTTAAACCCATAGATAAGAAATACACCTGCAATAACCGTTACCTGTTTGTGCCAATTTAAAAATGCACCACTTTTTTATAATTAAAACGGTTGAAAACTGTACCACTAATAACTCACAATAGAGAGATGTCACCGTCAAGTTAAATGTACAAAATAACAGCGAAATTTTTAAATCTATTTCTTATCGATACAAATTCCTCGTAGGCGCTCGGGACCCCATGTTTTAAAAGCTGATCGAGAAATAAAACACACAACGGTATTCTTTCTTTTTTCAGTTGGTACATTTTGCAGTCTGTAACGTGTCATTTACTGTTTGTTACCTTAACATATCCAGTCGAAAACACAAGGGTATATAAACGAGCAAGCTCGCCCTTGTGTTTTCTTTGTGTCTATGTTGCGTACTCGTCACAGCAAACGACACGAACACACTGGCGAAAATGAACCAACAAAACGAAAAAAGAAAGGAGCGTACACTGTAATTTATTTCTAGCTTTTAAAACATGAGGAAAACAGCTTCACTTCCTCAAACGCCTAACAAAAATGGTTGTCAAAAAACTAAAAATCAAAAAAAAGAAAAGAGGAAAAGAAAATGGAAAAAACAAAAAAATTACAATTAGAAGATTTTACAGAAAATGAGTTTTTTGGAACACAAGAACAGCAATATCTAAAAGCTCAAGTAAGAGAAGAGCTAAAAGAGCAAGGCTTTATCATAGATAGCAGTTTTGAGGGCGATTTTAAAACATGGATAGGTGTATACGCAAGACCAAAAGATAAACCGACCTACTTAGACCCTCAAAACGATAAAGAAGCAGAAGAACAAGAGCAATATTCTATTAACGGCTTTAAACAAGATTTTAGCGAATGGTTTGAGTGGGAAATAAAAAATTTGAAAATTAAAGAAATGTAAAAGAAAAGCCTAGCAAAAAAAGCTAGGTTTTTCTTTTACATAAAACACCAAAAAGAAAAACCTAAGAAGGATAAAATAAGTTGTTCCACTTGCGGTGCAGTTGCTCCTCGTTCCAAACCCAACTTATTTCTTTGCAAAGATATTTGTATTTGACTAACACCTTTCCTCGAATGGTAAAAGCTAACCGTTCGTTACTCTACCTCAGATACTTTCTTTTTTCAGTTGGTACATTTTGCAGTCTGTAACGTGTCATTTACTGTTTGTTACCTTAACATATCCAGTCGAAAACACAAGGGTATATAAACGAGCAAGCTCGCCCTTGTGTTTTCTTTGTGTCTATGTTGCGTTCTCGTCACAGCAAACGACACGAACACACTGGCGAAAATGAACCACCTAAACGAAAAAAGAAAGGAACAAGATATGTAGAACATTCACAGCTTTTACCATTCGAGGAAAACAGCTTCACTTCCTCAAACGCCTAACAAAAATGGTTGTCAAAAAGCCAAAAATCAAAAAGAAAAGGAATGATAAAAATGAAATACATTAAAAACGTTGAAACATTGGAAGAATTGAAAAAAGCCTACAAAAAGTTAGCTTTGAAGTTACACCCCGATTGTGGCGGGAATGAAGAAGAAATGAAAATTTTGAACAATGAATATGACGAACTGTTTAGCAAACTTAAAAACACTCACAAGAACAAAGACGGCGAAACCTATACAAAAGAAACGACTGAAACGCCCGAACAATTTAAGGACATTATAAATCAACTTTTCAATCTGAAAATGGACGGTGTATCAATTGAAATCGTGGGAACTTTTATATGGTTAACAGGCAACACAAAACCTTATAAGGACGACATAAAAGCCCTAGAATTTCGTTATTCACCAAAAAAATACGCATGGTATAAAGCACCAAGCGATTATAAAAAACGTAGTCGAAAAAATTATGATATGGACACAATAAGGGGAATGTATGGAAGTCAAAAGGTGAAGGAAGATAAAGAAGAAAAAAAATACTTACAAGCCAATTAAGGCTTGTAAGTTTATCAGAAAGGAAGTTTTAAAGTGGATATTAAAATAAAAAAAATAAATTTTGAAGGTAATATTTTAAAAGTTATAAAAGCGACAGTAACAGAAATGAGAGGAATAAATAATCATCAAAAATATGATTTTGATTTATATCAAATAGAAGCACGTTCGCCAATGTCAACAAGAGAAATAACTTTAACAGTTGATTTTATAGAAAAAAAAGTATTAGGTGATATTATCGCTTTTGGTGATTGGTACGATTTGGATATAGAATCAGTAAATGAAATATTAAAGCAATTAAAAAAGGAAGGACAAACATTAAGAACAATCAATTTTATTTAAAAAAGTATCAAAAAAAGGAAAATTATTTTTCCTTTTTTTGATACTTTTTAGGTTTATTTGCTTTAATATATTCAGAAAAAATTTTTAAAAATTCTTCTGTTTCTTCGACTGTTAAATAGTCAATTTCAAAATACTTTTCTAACAAAGCACCTTTTTCAATTAGACGCTTTGTTCTTCTTTTTCTGTTAATATTTTGCTCGCTATTCGCTCGCAAAATATTTTTTTTGAATTTTTAGTTTTTCTATTCTTTTGTTGATGTCATTTAAATCATTATTTACCATAACTATTTAAATAATTCAGAAAAATTTTGACTATTCGCATTTAATAAAGTTTCTAATTCGTCATAGAATAATTCTTTGTTTTCTTCAATCGATTCAATAGAAATATCATTTTTTGAAAGAATAGAAAGGACAAAATCACCAATATCTGCTTTTGATTTTAGAATTAATTCTTCTTTTTTCTTTTGTAATTCTTTAATTTGAAGTTCAATATCAGAAACAGTTTTTTTCTTTCTCTTTTTTGGTTTTGTTTTTGGAATGATTTGTTCATTTTCTGTCTTGATGTTTTGATCTTGGTTTTCCATAAAATATCCCTCCTAATAATTTGTATATGTCTATCATATTATATTATATTTCTAAAATCAATAAATATAAACGAAAATGTCAGATTAAACATATTTACTTTTTCATTGATAAGTGGTAGAATTAATTTATCAAGGATTCCCTTAGATTTTTTACTAA from Vagococcus xieshaowenii includes the following:
- a CDS encoding 23S rRNA methyltransferase attenuator leader peptide ErmL; its protein translation is MLVFQMRYVDKTSTVLKQTKNSDYADK
- a CDS encoding DnaJ domain-containing protein, producing the protein MKYIKNVETLEELKKAYKKLALKLHPDCGGNEEEMKILNNEYDELFSKLKNTHKNKDGETYTKETTETPEQFKDIINQLFNLKMDGVSIEIVGTFIWLTGNTKPYKDDIKALEFRYSPKKYAWYKAPSDYKKRSRKNYDMDTIRGMYGSQKVKEDKEEKKYLQAN